From a region of the Sporosarcina ureilytica genome:
- a CDS encoding winged helix-turn-helix transcriptional regulator, with protein sequence MNEFELCPRFEKTVSILSQRWTALILYQLMSGPQRFCTMTDKLGISGKTLSERLKDLEQQDFVIRNVYPETPVRIEYSLSEKGMSLMPIMSEIENWSKKWVTREEIVEQK encoded by the coding sequence ATGAATGAATTTGAACTTTGTCCCCGTTTCGAAAAAACGGTTTCTATTTTAAGCCAACGTTGGACAGCACTTATTTTGTACCAATTAATGTCTGGTCCACAGCGCTTTTGCACCATGACCGATAAGCTTGGTATCAGTGGTAAGACATTATCGGAACGCCTAAAGGATTTAGAACAACAAGATTTTGTCATCCGGAACGTTTATCCAGAAACCCCTGTCCGAATTGAATATTCATTATCCGAAAAAGGTATGTCATTGATGCCGATCATGAGTGAGATTGAGAATTGGTCGAAGAAATGGGTAACAAGAGAAGAGATTGTAGAACAAAAATAA